The Microbulbifer sp. YPW1 genome contains the following window.
GGTTTCAACTTCTCCCAGCTGGTCCAGGTCGAAGCTTTCGTTGGATTCGAGCTCTTCCACGGCGCTGAGATTGTCATCCATCTCGCCGATTTCCGGTGCTGCCGCCAGCTCGCGCTCGGCAGCCATTTCTGCCTCGACCTGGCGGATGGCCTCCTCTTCTTCCTTGCGACGACGCCAGGTAAAGAAGCCAAACAGGCCCACCAGCAGCGCACCCGCGCCAATACCGATCGGCACGATATTGTCCATCACCCGCTCCATGATGGTGGGTTCGGGACGGGTCTGTACCACTACACGGTTACGGGTAGTATCTTCTTCAGCGACTTCTTCGGCCGCCGCTACAGGGGCCTCAACAGTATCCGGCTCGGACTCGGTTACCGCATCAATATCGGCAGTTTCTTCCGCAACATCACCCAGCACATCTTCGCCGGTCTGCTCACCAGTTTCGGCGGCAAAGCCTTCCAGCTCTGCGTCTGCCTCTCCATCGATAAGGTCAGAGGTTACTTCGCCGGATTCAGATGCATCTGCCGTCTGCTCTGCTGCAGCCTGCACCGCCTGCAGCTCGTCATTGGAGACCTCGACCAGGCGCTCCATGGTATCGATCTGCTCGTTCAGCTCTCCGATACGATCCTGCAGCTCGGTATTTTCCAGACGGGACTTGTCGAGCTCTTCCTCGGTAACCGCCAGCTCACCCTCAAGGGCTTCGCTCTCACCAGTACCGCTGCCAGAGCCAGACAATACGGATTCGTTGTCGCCAGGGGCGGCAAGGGATACGCGGCCTTCCAGCACATCGCTTTCAACAGCTTCTTCTGCCGCGGCACGACCATCCAGCGGCGCGCCGGTAACATCCGCGGTGCCCACGCGCTCGCGCCAGGCGTCGTTCTGGGTGGCCACCTGGGAGACCGCTTCGGTCAAGGACAGGTTGCGCACTTCATCTGCGGTAGGCAGGCGCAGTACCGAGCCTTTCTTCAGCAGATTGATATTGTTGTTGATGAACGCTTCGGGGTTGAGGCGCTGAATCGCCAGCATGGTCTGCTGGACGGAGAGATCGCGGGACTCGCGGCTGTCGCGGGCGATTTCCCACAGGGTTTTGTTCGCTTCCACCGGCCCGTACACGCGGCTACCGCTATCGGCAGTCGTCTCGGACTGGAATTCAATCGGCTCTTCCGCAGGCGCCTCGTAAGTTGGCTGCTGCGGCTCAGCGGCAACGGTTTCCTGCGGTGCTTCGGGTTCGCTTGCCGGCTGTTCGACAGGTGCCTGCACCGGCTCCGGTGCGCGCTGCACCATGGGTTGCAGCGGTTTCTGCACCGGCGCTTCACGGCGCACCTGCTGGCGCTCGCGCTCGGCGGCACGCACAGGCTGGGAGGCGGTATTGGTGGAGAAGGCCGGCAGGTCCATCAACAGGGTATATTCCCGCAGCAGTCGGCCACTGGGCCAGCGGGTCTCTACCAGGAAATTAAGGAATGGTTCACGGATCGGCGTGCGGCTGGAGATTCGGACAACGGGCTGGCCACTGGAGTAGTCCACTTCAAAGCGCAGCTCGTCGAGCAGGTAGGCGCGATCAACACCAGCACGGTCAAAGTCTTCCGAGCTGGCCAGGCGCACCTTGATTTCACTTTCACCAAGGCCGCGCGTCTGCAGCAGTTTGATTTCCGCATTGAGAGGTTGGTTGAGGGTCGAGTTCAGTTTGATCTCACCCAGACCGAGCGCCAGAGCCCCGTTGCCACCCAGTGCGCTGACCAGACCTACCGCTAGTGCCAGCTTTTGCACACGCATATCCGATTCCCTTTATTGTTAGAATCTCACCGGAACCTGCATAAAAAACACCCAAAGGGCAGGCAGGCACCAGGTCTGTGCAGCCATCGTTCTGCACAAAAATTATTCACAAGAACCAGTGCTGAGACACCAGGCTCTACTCTCCAGCGAAACTCTCCAACGAAAGAGTCGCCCCCCGAAAAAGACTTGGCCTATCCAGCTTCTCCCCACTTTCTCCGAGCTTGCCCCCAAGCGTTGCCGGTGCCCGAGTGCGGGCAAAGTTAAGAAGAAACCTTCAGAAAGGCCGCTAAGTATTAAATATCAATGGGTTTTTAGCAACAAGTGGACAATCAGTACACAGTTAATTGCGACGTCTTTGCGCAAATTGTCGGATGCCGCACAAAAAACGACCTGCCTCGGGTTAATCAGGCCGCTGCGCAACCGCCCCAGCAAGGTATTGTCACTACCCACCGCATCCTGTGCCGAGGGGCGCTCGCGCATTTCCAAACGCGCACCATTGGTAAGCAATCCGCGCACGGTTTCCAATGGCTGCTCCGCATTCAGCTGTACACTCAGGTTGGCCAGCTGACCGTGAAACACGGATGCGGTATTGATGGTGGCATCCAGCGCCACCTGATCACCTAACAACCGACGCAGTTCCAGCACCAGTGCCAACTCGCTGAAGTTGTGGCCGCTGTCCAGCAACGCTTCCGCAGAGCTGAGGTGATTGAACGCAAGGCGTTGGCCGGTCGCTTCATCCACTTCAGGCTCCTGCCCGTTGAACAGGCGTGCAGTCTGTGCCGCCGCCGCGTCCACACTGCTTTTGCCCAGTGCCGACACCGGCTGATTCAGCACGATTTCAACAGACTGCAGCTGGTCCTTGAGGGGGAACAGCGCCTCCGCGATCATCGCTGCGCCGGGCCCGGGCACCGCGATCACTTTGCGGTCCTGCTCGTCACGCGCCGTCAGCGTGGTCGCATTGAGCAGTGGATGCACCAGGTCAACGCTCTCATCACCGCGACTGATCCCCGCGGCGTCCACTACCCAGGCACCAGCACTCTCTGCCTTGGCCAGTGCCGCGGTTGCAATTTCACCCGCCGACAGTAACAAGACGATCTGCTCCGGGGAAAACACAAAATCTTTCAGTGGCTGCACCGACACACTGCGGTTGGCAAACACCTGAGGATCCGCATCGGCCTCGTCCCCCGCAATAAGCTTCAACTGCGCGGGGGTTACTGTCTCCCGCTCTTCCAGGATCTCCAACAGCGCATCAAACGGCGCGCTGCCAACACCTACGATCACCAGTTCCCGGGTGGATTCTGTCATATTGAGTTCTCATGAGCTGATTCGGTTGCTTCTGCGCCAGTTCGGCGAATAAACAGCCTGAAAATGCGGGGGATTATACTCAGGGAGAGTGCGGGGGGAAGCCGCCCCGGGACCGGGGCGACGAATTGGGCCAAAAAAGTCCCGACGAGACTTACAGTTTGCCCAGCAGAATCAGCAGTACACGACGCAGAGGCTCGGCGGCACCCCACAGCAGCTGGTCGCCAACGGTGAATGCGTTCAGATATTCACCACCCATGCTCAGCTTGCGCAGACGGCCTACCGGGATATCC
Protein-coding sequences here:
- a CDS encoding FimV/HubP family polar landmark protein; protein product: MRVQKLALAVGLVSALGGNGALALGLGEIKLNSTLNQPLNAEIKLLQTRGLGESEIKVRLASSEDFDRAGVDRAYLLDELRFEVDYSSGQPVVRISSRTPIREPFLNFLVETRWPSGRLLREYTLLMDLPAFSTNTASQPVRAAERERQQVRREAPVQKPLQPMVQRAPEPVQAPVEQPASEPEAPQETVAAEPQQPTYEAPAEEPIEFQSETTADSGSRVYGPVEANKTLWEIARDSRESRDLSVQQTMLAIQRLNPEAFINNNINLLKKGSVLRLPTADEVRNLSLTEAVSQVATQNDAWRERVGTADVTGAPLDGRAAAEEAVESDVLEGRVSLAAPGDNESVLSGSGSGTGESEALEGELAVTEEELDKSRLENTELQDRIGELNEQIDTMERLVEVSNDELQAVQAAAEQTADASESGEVTSDLIDGEADAELEGFAAETGEQTGEDVLGDVAEETADIDAVTESEPDTVEAPVAAAEEVAEEDTTRNRVVVQTRPEPTIMERVMDNIVPIGIGAGALLVGLFGFFTWRRRKEEEEAIRQVEAEMAAERELAAAPEIGEMDDNLSAVEELESNESFDLDQLGEVETDDPVAEAEIHLSLGQYQEAESKLLAGLKSAPENIDARLMLLEAYAHQQKGAEFDDHYRQLLGYSDGPAADRAARLRETIAGIGPFEAPENSFSSESLEAAQLDDMGAEFDSEASFGDLEEFSADQTVVAANTDTKGDEDDFGLLDDLSLDLDDSSDNLNAGTEAADEDSFSLDLDLGDDLESDLSAVQSETDATAAEEPTFDLELDSGFESDTGSTAEEDNFDLDDLMADGDLDLDSLDSLDLDSDFSVDASAEGGALEQSDSIAVDSQNATAEAVENSGLEFDLDLTPMEDGDDLDSGETAVQSTAADASEGELDSFSDDLGGDNDFDSLDLDSIDLGELDLDSGDLDFDNGNFATDASTDFELEGDLAVAEEPVAKSEPAQSGAQSSAEDAELGDLNFNLESDLDSELNLLEGSDEVTTKLELAQAYLDMGDKDGAREILGEVVEEAAGEHQQRAKDMLERIG
- a CDS encoding Asd/ArgC dimerization domain-containing protein, translating into MTESTRELVIVGVGSAPFDALLEILEERETVTPAQLKLIAGDEADADPQVFANRSVSVQPLKDFVFSPEQIVLLLSAGEIATAALAKAESAGAWVVDAAGISRGDESVDLVHPLLNATTLTARDEQDRKVIAVPGPGAAMIAEALFPLKDQLQSVEIVLNQPVSALGKSSVDAAAAQTARLFNGQEPEVDEATGQRLAFNHLSSAEALLDSGHNFSELALVLELRRLLGDQVALDATINTASVFHGQLANLSVQLNAEQPLETVRGLLTNGARLEMRERPSAQDAVGSDNTLLGRLRSGLINPRQVVFCAASDNLRKDVAINCVLIVHLLLKTH